In Chloroflexota bacterium, the genomic window CTGCGCGAACTCGTCGCGTTGCACGAACGCGCGCGCCCGACGATCACGATGCTCACCGTCGTCTCGCACGACTCGATGGGTTTTGGACGCATCGTGCGCGATGTTGATAAACGCGTCCTGGGAATCGTGGAAGAAAAAGATGCGACGCCGGAACAGTTGGCAATTCGCGAGTTGAACTGCGGCATCTACTGCTTCGACGCGAACTGGTTGTGGGACAATCTCGACGCGTTGAAACCGGCAGGCGCGAAGAACGAATACTATCTCACCGATATGATCGCGCTCGCCGCGCGCGAAAACGAACGCATCGAAACGATTGTGCTCGACGATGTGCGCGAGGTGATCGGCATCAACACGCGCCAACATCTGGCGCAAGCCGAGCGCGTGATGCGCGAACGGATCAACAACGCATTAATGGATGCGGGCGTGACGCTGATTGACCCGGCGACGACGTACATTGACGCGGCAATCGTCATCGGCGCGGACACGATCATCGAACCGAACACGTATCTGCGCGGCAACACACGCGTCGGCGCGAACTGTCGCATCGGACCGAACGCGCTCATTCGCGATTCAGTCATCGGCGATGATTGCGCGATTGGTTCATCGGTGATCGAAGAATCCACACTTGAAGATCAGGTGACAATCGGACCGTTCTGTCATTTGCGTCCACAATCGTACTTGTCGCGACGCGTCCACCTGGGAAATTATGCCGAGGTCAAAAATTCCTGGCTCGGCGAAGGCGTACACATGGGGCATTTTTCGTACGCGGGCGATGCGCGAATCGGTGCGCGCACGAATTACAGCGCGGGCGTGATTACATGCAACTATAACGGCAAGTCCAAAAATCAGACAAGCATTGGCGAAGATGTTTTCCTGGGTAGTGATTCGTTGCTCGTTGCGCCGGTAACGATCGGCGATCGCGCGCGCACGGGCGCGGGCGCGGTCGTTACGAAAGATGTGCCGGCGGATTCGCTCGCGGTGGGGCAACCGGCGCGCGTGATCCGGAAACTCAATGAGCAATGAACAAACGATTCAGATCAAGTTTCTGTCATTGGTAGTTGGTAATTGGTAATTTCAAATGTGGCTTGAATTATTTATCTGGACCGGTTTCGCGATTCTCGCGGCAGGGGCGAGTGTGGTCGAAGCGACCGCGCAAGCCGTGCGCGAGATTCAACCGACCACGAAAACTGCGCGCACCAACCGACTCGAATTCTGGGGCGGTGCTGTTGGCATGGTCGCCACCGCGCTCGACGGGGCGATGGTCGTAGCGATGTTTTTGCCGGTGACGGTGGACATGGGCATACTCGCGCTGGGTGTCGCGATTTCAACCATCGTCGTGATGGCGTTCGGAAATGTCGCGCGCAAGTGGGCGCGCAATCATCTCGACCAACTCGTTCTGCCTTTGTTCGGCGACACCGTACCATTTCTGCCGCTCGCCGAACCGCGCGACGATTCACTGCAAGCCGAAGTCACGCGCGACGAAACCGTCGAGCAAATGGTGGACGCCAGCGAACGCGTCGGCTTGATCGAATCGGACGAGCGGCAGATGATCAGCGGCATTCTGCAACTCGATCAAACGCTCGTGCGCGAGATCATGGTGCCGCGCATTGACGTGATCGCGATCGAAGTGGAAACGTCGCTGTACGACGCGCTCGACGTGATGATTGACGGCGCGCACTCGCGCGTGCCGGTGTACGAGGAAACGATAGATCGCATCGTCGGACTACTTTACGCGAAGGATGTGTTGCGGCTGTTGCGCGACGGCAAGACGGATACGACGTTGCGCGAACTCGCGCGTCCGGCGTACCTCGTGCCGGAATCGAAACGCCTCGATGAACTGTTGCAGGAATTGCAGAAGAACCAAGTCCACATGGCAATCGTCGTGGACGAGTACGGTGGCACCGCCGGCATCGTCACCATCGAGGATGTGCTCGAAGAAATCGTCGGCGAAATCCAGGACGAGTACGACACCGGCGAGCCGCCGCTTGTCGAACGGCTCGGCGAGAACGAAGGCGTGTTCGACGCGCGCGTCAACCTGGACGAAGTGAATGAAATTCTGGGGTTGACTCTGCCGACCGACAACAACACGCTCGGCGGCTTGATCTACCAACGCCTCGAAAAAATGCCCAAGGTTGGCGACCAGGTGCGCGTGGATGATGTGACGATTGCGGTATTGAATGTGCTCGGACGGCGCATCAAAAAAGTGCGCGTCACCAAATCGTTCAACGAACAGGTGGAACCATGAAGGTAGATTTAGAACAGCTGGTCGCGACGGCGCGTGCGGCGCGCTTGAACGCATACGCGCCGTACTCGAATTACGCGGTTGGCGCGGCGGTGTTGACGACATCGGGAAAAATTTTTTCGGGTTGCAACGTCGAGAACGCGGCATATCCGTCCGGCTTATGCGCGGAACGCGTCGCGATTTTCAAAGCCGTGTCCGACGGCGAACGCGTGATTCGCGCGATGGCGGTCGTCACGCAGAACGGCGCGTCACCGTGCGGCGGATGCCGCCAAGTGATTTCCGAATTTGCGGCGGACGACGCGGTAATCGTGCTCGCCGCGCCGCGCGGCAAACGGCGCAAGCGATTCACGATGAAAGAAATTTTACCGATGCGTTTCGGCGCAAAACATCTCACGTAAGTAAAATCCAGGTTTCTTCGAGAAACCTGGATTTTTTTCTGTGCGAGTTTCTTTCCTCACTCTGTTCGAGTGACTTTTGGCACTCGTCGGATTTCGGCGGCGACGGTATGATGTAAACAAAACAGACGAGGTGAAAAAATGAAACGCATCGTATCTCTGCTTGTGCTCGTGAGTAGCGCTCTTGCGCTAGCAGGTTGCGCGACGGAAACACCCGCGCCAGCTCCGCCGCGCGTCACGATCAACGCGCCCGCGAACAATAGCACGTTCGACGCGGGGCAAGATATCGCCGCGCAAGCGGTCGCCGAAGACGCGCAAGGCATCGCGCGCGTCGAGTTGCTCGTGGACGGGCAAACGATCAAGACGGATGCAAGTCCGAACGGCGCGGCGCAAAAATCGTTCGCGACGATGCAAACGTGGAAGGCAACCGGCGCGGGGGTGCACGTGCTCGTCGTGCGCGCGACGAACATGCAAGGCGCAATCGCCGAAGCCGCGGTCAGCGTCAACGTCGTCGAAAAAATCGCGACGCCAACGCCCATGCCGAACGTGGCAAAGCCGATACCGACCAAGGCACCTGTCGTTGCGACGGTCGCGCCAACGCGCGCGGCGACGACGCTTGCCGCCGCGCCAACGTCACTGCCTACCACAACGACAAAACATACGCTCGTCCTCACCGAAGCGCAAATCAACGCGCTCATCAACCGCGCGCTCGCGGCGAGCGTCAACGATTACGTCACCGCGTCGAACGTGAGTTTGCGGAACGGACAAATCACGGTCAAAGGGACGTATAAAGCGACAAACGGCGCGAGTGTGAACGGCACGGTCGTCGTCGCGTTGTCGGCGAGTAACTGCGATGTGAAAGTGGCGGTGCTCCAAGC contains:
- a CDS encoding Ig-like domain-containing protein codes for the protein MKRIVSLLVLVSSALALAGCATETPAPAPPRVTINAPANNSTFDAGQDIAAQAVAEDAQGIARVELLVDGQTIKTDASPNGAAQKSFATMQTWKATGAGVHVLVVRATNMQGAIAEAAVSVNVVEKIATPTPMPNVAKPIPTKAPVVATVAPTRAATTLAAAPTSLPTTTTKHTLVLTEAQINALINRALAASVNDYVTASNVSLRNGQITVKGTYKATNGASVNGTVVVALSASNCDVKVAVLQAQVGAFVMPDARKAQISASIDQALTSTLAQQYDYHCVETITIANGVMTVVYR
- a CDS encoding HlyC/CorC family transporter, giving the protein MWLELFIWTGFAILAAGASVVEATAQAVREIQPTTKTARTNRLEFWGGAVGMVATALDGAMVVAMFLPVTVDMGILALGVAISTIVVMAFGNVARKWARNHLDQLVLPLFGDTVPFLPLAEPRDDSLQAEVTRDETVEQMVDASERVGLIESDERQMISGILQLDQTLVREIMVPRIDVIAIEVETSLYDALDVMIDGAHSRVPVYEETIDRIVGLLYAKDVLRLLRDGKTDTTLRELARPAYLVPESKRLDELLQELQKNQVHMAIVVDEYGGTAGIVTIEDVLEEIVGEIQDEYDTGEPPLVERLGENEGVFDARVNLDEVNEILGLTLPTDNNTLGGLIYQRLEKMPKVGDQVRVDDVTIAVLNVLGRRIKKVRVTKSFNEQVEP
- the glmU gene encoding bifunctional UDP-N-acetylglucosamine diphosphorylase/glucosamine-1-phosphate N-acetyltransferase GlmU, with the protein product MNLASVILAAGQGTRMKSNLPKVLHPIAGKPMVQYALDAARTLECAHTILVVGHGGNQVRDAITNYQLPISNLQFVTQTEQRGTGHAVLQARDTLRGKSDAVFVAYGDMPLLQIATLRELVALHERARPTITMLTVVSHDSMGFGRIVRDVDKRVLGIVEEKDATPEQLAIRELNCGIYCFDANWLWDNLDALKPAGAKNEYYLTDMIALAARENERIETIVLDDVREVIGINTRQHLAQAERVMRERINNALMDAGVTLIDPATTYIDAAIVIGADTIIEPNTYLRGNTRVGANCRIGPNALIRDSVIGDDCAIGSSVIEESTLEDQVTIGPFCHLRPQSYLSRRVHLGNYAEVKNSWLGEGVHMGHFSYAGDARIGARTNYSAGVITCNYNGKSKNQTSIGEDVFLGSDSLLVAPVTIGDRARTGAGAVVTKDVPADSLAVGQPARVIRKLNEQ
- the cdd gene encoding cytidine deaminase — its product is MKVDLEQLVATARAARLNAYAPYSNYAVGAAVLTTSGKIFSGCNVENAAYPSGLCAERVAIFKAVSDGERVIRAMAVVTQNGASPCGGCRQVISEFAADDAVIVLAAPRGKRRKRFTMKEILPMRFGAKHLT